The DNA region CTCACATCTTCTCTACACATCGGCTAGTGGACATTTGCAAACTTCAGTGATTATTTACACCGATTGGTTTGGCTTTTGCAGCATTGACAAACGGCCCCCTCTTGCCACGCATGAGAATCAACGGGGTGAGTTAAGCTATACATACTGCTCGACCTCCACAAAGAATTTATGCGAAGGTTTTCTGGGGGAGCCTAACCTTACATGTCTCTTGGCCCCTCTCTCCAAGAATTACGGTCAACGTGGCGACTTTAGTAATACATATTGCTCGACCTCTGCAGAGAATTTATGCGAAGGTTTTCTGGGTGAGCCTGGCCTTACATGCCACTCGGCCCTTTCTCACAAGTGCGAGGGTCAATAAGACGAGTTTGGTCATACATATCGCTCAACCTCTGCAAAGAATTTATATGAAGGCTTTTTGGGTGAGCCTAGCCTTACATGCCGCTCGGCTCCCTCTCGCCAAGTGTTAGGGTCAATGTGGCGACTTCGACCATACATATTGCTCGACCTCCGCAAAGAATGCGAAGGTTTTTTGGGTGAGCCCGGCCTTACATGCCACTTGGCCTCTTCTCACAAGTGTGATGGTCAATAAGACGAGTTTGGTCATACATACCGCTCAACCTTTGCAAAGAACTTATGCAAAGGTTTTCTAAGTGAGCCCGACTTTACATGCCGCTTGGCCCCCTCTCGCCAAGCGCGAGGGTCAACGAGGCAAGTCTGGTCATACATACCACTTGACCTCCACAAAGAATTTATGCGAAGGTTTTTTGGGCAAGCCTGGCCTTACATGCTGCTCGTCCCCCTCTCGCTATGCATGAGGGTTAACACGACGAGTTCGGTCATACATACCGCTCAACCTTTGAAAAGAATTTATGAGAATGTTTTTTGGGTGAGCCCGGCCTTACATGCCACTCGGCCCCCTCTCGCTAAGCACGAGGGTTAACAAGGCGAGTCCGGTCATACATACTGTCAACCTCCAGTGAAAACTTATGCAAAGGTTTTCTAGGCCAGCCGGCCTTACATGTCACTTGGCTTCCTCTTGCCCAGCGCAAGGTTCATCTAGGCGAGCCCAGTCATACATATTGCTCGACCTCTGCAAAGGTTTAACCTTACATGCTGCTCAATCCCCTATGTAAATACTACTCGACCTTTGTAAATATTTCTAGGCGAGCCTAGCTCACGTGCCACACGATATCACCAGTCGCAAAGGTCAGCCACCCAAGTTCGACCTAAATAATGCCTAGCCAATGTAGGAGTAGACAGGCAAACAAATTATGCGGCTTTGCAGGGTGCCACATACAAGGAAATGCCCTCACGAtgggaaaaattatttgctCAACAAAGAAGAAATGCCTGACAGCTAGTATTGCGGAAAAGACAGCATGACAGTCATCGGATACCAGGATCAAATCCTCGGGGAACCACATCTGGAACAACAAAGGGATGGCCGAGATTAGACACGTGAAATGATCAGATGGCAAGTATTTTACCCAGTCAACAAGTTAGAAATGACGAGTGACAACATTCGGTTGAAACGAGAAAATTCCCATCTGTTTGGTCTGATGAGAATTGGAGGAGTAATTGTTGGGGGGATTTTTCCTCCAGGCCTCAGGCCCATGAGGACTGGCCCATACCAAACATCCGGTGGGTCCCCCGCACCCCAGGGGGTTCGAGAAGCCAGGCCCAAGCCTACAAAGCCCTTCAGGCACTCAGCCAAAACTCGCGTAAATCGGGCATAAGGATTTAGGTCGGGATGGGACACTACGAAAGGACAGAAGGCTAAACCAGAAAAAGCAAGAGGGAAAGCAGACTAGAGGGAAGGGACGAGACTCGATAGTAGCACTATGAGATCACGTCGCATTAAATGAATTCACAAGGAAAGCATGCCTCCTTAATTGCTTAATCTAGATAGTCACGCCACATTAAAATGAAGTAGAGTGGAACGGACTTCGAGAGGACACCCTTTCACCCAGGCCGCAGGGTATGGTCATCTAACCTCAGGGGCTGGGTATAAAAGGGGCTCCTCGACCATCAGATAAGGGATTGGAATCAATTTTCTCCACTAAGGATTTACTTGCTATATCACGCTTTCGTGTATTATCTGAGGATCATCATTGACTTAGGTATAGGAGGCTTCCCGAGCCACACAAGGCGCCTCTTGCCAACCCCTTTTCTCTGTGATTGTAGGCCTACGAGATCGAAGGTCTCGACTGCTGAGAGCCTGGTCTTTAAGTGTACGAAACATATCGTCAATATTAATAACTTGTTGGGGCTTCCCTACACACAAATGTTTTTGTGATGAGTATTTTACTGACAAACCTAATGAGATTTGAGACTGTAAAAATAGAGATTTCCATCCCATTTTTTTAGAGATCTAACACTGTAAAAATAGAGAATAATCATCTCCTAACTTCCAAAAGAGGAGAGGGTATCCAACCCCCATCATTCAAAGAAAGAGAGTGAATCCATCCCCCATCCTACAGAGGAAATGGTACTCTTGCTATGGATAAAAGTCTAAtagtctatttttttattttatttttcctaacaCAAATAAtggaacaaaacaaaaattatagagACTTGAAAAACATAGAGCAATGAGGCTGTAGAGGTTGTGTGCTGGACCGTTGATCCTAAAGATACCAAAGTTGTTGGCCCCAAAACCTATTATTTAAACTAcaaatctaaaattataatttaaattctcCACCATAGTTTCAAACAATATCGAGCCTTGTTATGGATCAGCAACTATAGCAGTTGCACACATCACACACCTTATAtgtcttcttcttattcttcctctttctttaatcaaaacgtgtgtttttgaaaacaaaggttagcgttttcattttcttcccatTCGAATTACTCCGACGAAGCCCCTCCGCCCTCGCCTGCGCGTCACCTTCCTCTACCCAGTGCCATCGGCGATGCCGTCTCTCTCTGCCCAAAAACACCGAGCAACACTCCTCCTTCTACCTAGAGCCACCACTCCCTAGGAAATCATTGAACGGAGCAAACCAGAGAGACGACCAAGACCCCCCCTCCTCCATCGCCAAGCAACCCACCTCGCTTTTGACCTCTGCCCAGCACCACCTTGGGATGCCGTCCTTCTGTTCAGTGCCATCCCGTGAAGTTCATCCATCTGCCCATCACCGTCCTTCCCTGCGAGCTCATTTAACGTAGACCAGCGACACTGCTTTGGTGGAGCTCTGTGGCTCACGGTGAGGAGAAAAATCCTCTGTTTCAGAGAGCAAAAACAGAGCACTCCCTCCATTGGTTTTCAGAGGCTGGCATGGTGGTTTGTGTGGTCTTTTGCGGCGTGCTTGGCTACCATTGATGGTGACTAGATGTGGTGCAACAGTTGCACTTGCTGAACTTTATGTATGGTGGCCCAAAGCCACAACTTGTTGCTCTGCTACGATCCCGAAAGAAAGGGGCGCGCAGTGGGCCTTTGGGCCTCGATGAGTAGGTATTGCTAGCTTGAGGAGGTGCATTTGTCTCAATGAGAAAGGAGCAGGTGGTTGTTTAGAACAGGGTGTTTGGTTTCTTGTGGACTCTGGAGTGTTGCGTTATTAGTTGTCGTGCGTGAGTTGCACAATGGCTAGGTTGCAAGGGGACCTCTCGCGTTGTAGCGGCTTGTTGTTGGTCGGAGCAACAGGGCTTGAAGGGTAGAAGCTGTAGATGGTTGGAGAGACGGTGACAATAGGAGAAACACAGTGAAGGAGGGCGTGGCTAGTGATTTAGCAAGGGTGCATTTCGGTAGTTGGAACACAAAGCAGAAGGGAACGTGCAACTGTTGCAATGAGAAATTGGTCAATTTGCTTAAGACACGTAATGTGTGAGCCGACTGCTGCTAAATAGTGGCTGCCAAAGAGTGGGAGAGGTTGAGCTAGACGAGGGGGAGAGTGGGCTGAGAGTGCTGCTAGTGGGGGGATGCTGACGACGGAACGAGGGAGGGGACGGAAAGCTGGGGAGAGGAGAGCTCGAGAGGTTCTTTTCGAAATCAAACCGAGCGACACTACTGAGGGAGGGAACGGAAAGTGGGGTTAATTTGGTCATTAGACAGTTGCTACGTAAGGTGTGCCTCTAGTTGATTCCAAACAGGAGCGGCTCCCAATATTTATTCAACAATATCAAACATGTAATTAATCATGGCCAGCTAAAAAACCGGTGGCCGGCTCAACCGGTATTTCACGGTTCGGTACTCTTTACTCTTTGAACTCAGAACCCAAACCCTCGCATTTCAAACACTAACTCCgtagtagagagggagagaaaccaCCATGTCGGGCTTCCCATTCGGTTCTTCGTCGTCCTCTTCTTCCTCACAAGCCGCGCCATTCTCTTTCGGAACTTCTTCTACCGTTTTCGGTTCGTCTTCCGCTCCAGCATTCGGATCCACCGGCGGCGGCGGCGGCTTCTTCTTGCCCTCCACCTCCGCTTCCTCCCCGTTCTCTACCTCAAACCCTAGCTCCGCTCCGCCCTCCTCATTCGGCTTCAGATCCtccatttcatcttcttctacctCTTCCCCAGCTCCATCCTTGTCGTTATCCTCTAATTCCGCCCCGGCCGCTTCGAGTGCCACCGCCCCCTTGTTTAGCACGCTAACTTCTTCGTCCACTGCAACCCCTGCTTCATTAATGTTTGGGACAATCTCCTCTGCGGCGAGCTCAGGCTCTCCCTTGTTCGGTTCGGCTAGTTTGGGTTCGCCCTTTTTGGGGACCGCTTCATCTGCTGGTACTTCCGGCTCATCCGCGACGGGCTCGGGTTTGTCCTTCTCCGGGGCATCTCTGTCGGCTTCAACTACTAGTTCTTCCTTATTTGGAACAGCTGCGTCGGCTCCAAAGTCCAGTTCCAGTTCTATCCAGTTCGGAACAACGTCGGCGTCCGCGACGTTAACTTCTGCTTCACCTCTGTTCGGAGCAACGCCATCTGCGGTAGCGACCTCCGCTTCTGGTTCAGCCCTTCTCGGAACAAGAGTTCCATCAGCGAGTCCAGGTTTATCCCTCTTCGGATCATCTATTTCCGCACCGAGTTCCACCCCATCCATATTCGGAACAACAGCattctcatcatcatcatcatcatctgctGCCGCTTCTCCATTTTCAGCCTCAGCCTtgtttgcttcttcttcttctttgtcttcGGCTTCAACGACTCCTGCATTCTCATTTGCTTCGAGCTTAGGTTCAAATTCAGCTACGGCTTCGCCTTTCTCGCCTTCTGCGGGATTTTCATTGTCAACtgcttcaactttttcaaaacctaTTCCAGCTCCTACGCCCCCCGCTACTTTACCTTCCTCTTCAACAACGACATCTTCTGCCTTCTCATTCGTCACGGCCTCTTCCTCAGCTCCTcagtcttcttttcttttcaccaCTGCTGCTGCCTCATCGGCCGCCTCAGTTTCTACTACACCTACAGCAAAGCCTACTTCTCTATCTCTCGGAACATCTCCATCGCCGTTGTTTTCGACCGTCACCACCACGAGTGCTTCGACTCCTGCTGCTACTAgcagtagtagtactactacaCAAACTTCCTTCTCTGTGCCTAGTTTTGGAGTAAGTTCTTCTTCGACTGCGGTCAGTGCTTCAACAACAGCTCTTGCCAGCTCTGCTGCTTCTTCCAGCGGTGTGGGATCTTTCACAGGTTTTGGTGTTACGAGCGCAACTGCTGCTTCATCGGGGCTTCCTGGTTTTTCGTTTAGTAAACAATCAACGCCTGCTTCGTCCTCGCAAGCACATTCGACAACTGTCGTGCCTCCTTTTGGTGAATTAATCTTTGTTAATTTCTTTGAAATGTTTGATTATTATGGTTTTTATGGAGTAGAATATGGTTTTATCGTTTATGTTAACAGCCATCATTGCTTATGCTTGTGCGACTtttagtgaatttgaaaataggTTATTGTTTGCGACAttaactttcaattttactttaaaatatttagaGTCATTGGTGCTTGAATCTGTATATGAATACGTCGTGATGCAATATAAGTTCTTTGTTCATGGCTATTGTATCAACGAATAGGCTCACTTCAATTTGTTGCTCGAGTGGAGATGAAGACCCGAAATGCCATGCCCATGGTTGTTTTATGATTTCCTTCGTTGCTTTTTGGCCGTCATTATTCCCTAGCCTTCCCATTGGTTCAGGTGGCATAGAGGTGCATGGAGTTGGGATTGGTCTTAGGCTCAAGAGTCGCCTAGCTAAGAACAAAAATGATAGCTCTTCTGTGATAAATGTTCTCTACACGTAGTGGCCTTTCGTTATATGTGGATACTAGATTCTAAAGCTCTTTACATATAAAATCTTCATTTAGTAGCCATCTATTTCCTCGTGTATACGCTAGGTTGTATAGATCAAGTAGAATATACTAGTGCATGATTTTCTAATATCATTCAATTGTGCAAATTAATTCTGTAGGTGTCTCTTCAACTTCCGCAGCTGACACAACTTCCAGTGCCAGTACTACTGCAACTCAGACATCATCTCTTATTGTGGCCTCCTCGAGTAGTGGGTCTGTGTGCTTACTCTTGATAGCTATCTCGTTAacctgttttttattttttattttcttattttttttatttttttttaaaattatggtAATCTTAATAGTTAttctatattaaattttattactgccatttttgaatctttttttttttttttgtagattaCTGCTTGAGTTTTTAGATCTGCTATTTATTAATTGATGCTTAGATGCTACTATTTCCTGTAGATAGAATTAGAGTATTAAAAGACTTAGCTTAGTGGCTGCAAGAGGCTGGGAATTGAGGAATCTGCTTGCTGGGAATCTGGGCAGCAAGGCAACTAGAATTGTAGGTTTGCTCAAGGGGCTCAGTTGATAACTAAGAATCAGGAAAAATGCAGAGCTTTGAGGTTTTTTGAAATGCTTTCATTTGGGgttgaaagagagaagaaaaaagggacttttatttttttatcggGCCTATGTTGACTCTAATCTGAAAAATCAACAACGATTATGcactgaagaagaagaagaagaatagatGAAAACTAGCACCAAAGTCACATTAATGCTCAAAACATTTGACATTCTATTAAGTAAAGTTTGCATTCTTTGAATGCAGTGCAGCCTATTTAGATTGACTGAATTAAGCTATCAGGACTAGGATTTCTAATTTAACTACTacataaatacatttttatatgCACTGTAAATGCTAGGAAGTTTTTTATACTATCAGGAACTCTAGGATGAAATGATGCAGagagattttatgaaattccaGATCCCACCTTGCACACAGAAATACCCATAAATTTTAAGCTAATGACTCAATTTAAGACCTGTTTGAAcattgatatatttatattataagcaTTGAAAGCATTTTTCTCATGCTTTATTGGTCATTGCATGATGATCCCACATCTGAAATAGCATTTAAGCTTCCCAAACTCACTCCCAAGGCAGAAATTGAAGCCACGTTACGTAGCGGTGTCATTACTTCTAGAGAAGTTAGAAGATCATAATGCTTTACCATTTGACTCCCTTCGTTCTATATTGTCTATCAAATGTTCTATTTTGAAAAGTCAAGGAGTACGGTAATTCATTTGCTTTATTGAAAAGTCAATggtttaaattatgtttatgGGATTGGTTGAGCATTTTAGGAGGTGTCGTCATGTTTTCTAATGACATGTTTATTACGTGTAGAGGAGGGGCCATCATAGAAACTTCTACCTTCTTATTTGAACAACAACGTAGTAGATGATGTCCCAGTTGGATTTCCCTAGGTGGACAAACAATATGAGAGAGCAAAGtatattttctgaaattttctCAAACCTATATCTAATTGCAAAAATCAATGATAGTAGTTGGTCATATATCAAGTTTTTCCATGTTAAGAAATATGTATATATCCTCCTCTTTCATCTTGCTTGTCCCATAGGACAACTACAAGTGTCAGCACTACAGTATCTACAGCACCAAAATTACCGTCAGAGATCACTGGGAAGACCGTTGAAGAGGtaaatttcttttcacatcatgTCTTTTATACATTTGACTTTTACATTTGACTTTCATGAGTGAAATatgaattttatcaaaatttggtTTTTGTGAAAGAAGAATCATGGACAATTTTACTTCTGAATAATATTTTGGGTGGGCAGTAACATTGCGAAAGGAAAAGTGGAGATGTCAAACTATGTATTTCttccttcatttattttttgcttctttGTAGTGAGAGAATAAGGAAACTGGTTTCTTAAATCAATAATATAGAAGTGgaaaaagataaaaggaaaagaggaaggttaatcttgaATAATATCTaaatgaattttgaatttggttAAGTATTTTATCCCTTCCGGTCATAAcattctcctttcttttctagGAGAATGTTTTGGCCAGAAGGAATGACATACTTAACCAAGTTCAAAATTCATCttttctacttatcaaaaaaaaaaaaaaaagaacaagaaaaaagaagaagaagagcgtcctgtcttttcttaaaatcatgtTATGTTATCTAAGAAGAGAGGTGGGAGATCTCTTTCATCAAACCTGGGTCACCATTTTCTTCTGGCTTGTTTCTCATTTTGCCTGTTCTCCAgtaatggatgagcttagaaatttccttttcaatatTTTACTCCATTGGTTTATTGTAATAGAttttcatgaattccttgtatcactaaactagcacgcttaggtgttgctcttgtgTATGTCCTGTATACTTTGGTGTGCCCTTACCTATATTTAT from Carya illinoinensis cultivar Pawnee chromosome 6, C.illinoinensisPawnee_v1, whole genome shotgun sequence includes:
- the LOC122313253 gene encoding nuclear pore complex protein NUP62; its protein translation is MSGFPFGSSSSSSSSQAAPFSFGTSSTVFGSSSAPAFGSTGGGGGFFLPSTSASSPFSTSNPSSAPPSSFGFRSSISSSSTSSPAPSLSLSSNSAPAASSATAPLFSTLTSSSTATPASLMFGTISSAASSGSPLFGSASLGSPFLGTASSAGTSGSSATGSGLSFSGASLSASTTSSSLFGTAASAPKSSSSSIQFGTTSASATLTSASPLFGATPSAVATSASGSALLGTRVPSASPGLSLFGSSISAPSSTPSIFGTTAFSSSSSSSAAASPFSASALFASSSSLSSASTTPAFSFASSLGSNSATASPFSPSAGFSLSTASTFSKPIPAPTPPATLPSSSTTTSSAFSFVTASSSAPQSSFLFTTAAASSAASVSTTPTAKPTSLSLGTSPSPLFSTVTTTSASTPAATSSSSTTTQTSFSVPSFGVSSSSTAVSASTTALASSAASSSGVGSFTGFGVTSATAASSGLPGFSFSKQSTPASSSQAHSTTVVPPFGVSSTSAADTTSSASTTATQTSSLIVASSSSGTTTSVSTTVSTAPKLPSEITGKTVEEIIKEWNAELQERTGKFRKQANAIAEWDRRILHNRDVLLRLEIEVAKVVETQDNLERQLELVETHQQEVDKALQSMEEEAERIYKDERALLLDDEAASTRDAMYEQSEFIERELEQMTEQIKSIIQTLNANQGGELDAVDGMTPLDVVVRILNNQLSSLMWVDEKAEEFSSRIQKLARQGSAADRELMDSKFWKT